AGCAGGGCAAGGTCCGCGATATATTTGATTTTGGGGAAACCCTCCTGATCGTGGCCACCGACCGCATTTCCGCTTTTGACGTGGTCATGAACGACCCCATACCGGACAAGGGCCGCATCCTGACCCGGATTTCCGAGTTCTGGTTCGGGATTACCGAAAACATCATTGCCAATCACATGATTTCAACCAGTGCGGGTGCTTTTCCGGAGGCGTGTCAGTCCTCCCGCGATACGCTTGAGGGTAGAAGCATGTGGGTGCGCAAGGCCAAACCCCTGCCGGTGGAATGCATCGTCAGGGGGTATCTGGCCGGCTCGGGGTTAAAAGACTACCGTCAGACCGGTGCGACCTGCGGGCATGGGCTGCCCCCCGGGCTGCAGGAGTCCGACCGGTTGCCCCAGCCGATTTTTACCCCTTCCACCAAGGCTGAAGGCGGAGATCATGATATGAACATTTCTTTTGACCGGATGTCCGAAATCATCGACAAAGATCTGGCAAAGCGGTTGCGCGAGGTAAGCCTGGCACTCTATAAAAAAGGGTGTGAAATTGCCGAAAAGCGGGGGATTATCATCGCCGACACCAAGTTTGAATTCGGCCTCATTGGTGATGAGCTGGTTCTCATCGACGAAGTGCTGACACCGGACTCTTCCCGCTTCTGGCCGATGGATCACTATCAGCCCGGCAAACCCCAGGCGAGCTTCGACAAGCAGTTTCTGCGGGACTATTTAGAGGGTCTTGACTGGGACAAAACCCCGCCGCCGCCGGAACTTCCCGTGGAAATTATAAACAAGACAGCGGAAAAATATAAGGAAGCGTTGGAAAGGCTCACTTCGGACAATCCCGTCAAAGGGGGTTAAGAAGTGTTAAAAAGTGAGCCGCTTTGAATCCATGCAAAATTTTAGCGGCCCGACAAATCGGTTTTTTTATTAAAAACGCGTTAAACCCTAAAACCATCAAAGAACAAAGAATGAGGGAAAGGAGGAAATTATGGCGCAAATGAACTACCCGAAAAAAGTGGTCCTGGGGGACATCGCGGTAAGGGACGGACTCCAGCATGAGGAAAAGTTCATCCCCACAGATGCAAAGCTGTGGCTGGCGGAACAATTAATCCTGGCGGGATTCAAGCGGATAGAAGTTACCAATTTCGGAAATCCCAAAGGCATGCCCCAATTCAAGGATGCCGACGAACTCATGAAGGGAATCCGCGCCAGCAAGAAGATCGGACAGCTTCTGGAGGCAGTAGAGATCACCACGGTCACCATCCGCGAAAAAGCTGTTGAACGCGCCATCCAGGCCCGCGCAGATGGCTTTGGCCCGGACCGGATCCTTTTTATGGTGTCCACCAGCGAACCGCATCATAAGAAAAACTCCGGGCTATCGCTGGCCGAATACTGGAAGATGTGCGCGGCATACATACCCAAGGCCCATGCTGCCGGCATGAAAGTTTGCGGAACGGTCAGCACCATTTGGGGCTGTCCCATCGAAGGTCCCACCGAAATGAAAAAAGCCGTTGAATTCACCCGGCGGTGGCTGGACATCGGGGCGGACGACATCGAGCATGCCGACCACGACGGATCTGCACCCCCTCACAAGGTATACGAATATTTTTCCATGATCCTGGATGCCATCCCGGATCCATCCCTTCATATCGCCCATTTTCATACAACCCGCGGTTGGGGTTTGGCCAACGTGCTGGCAGCTCTTCAGGCCGGGATCACCCACTATGAGTCGACCCTGGGCGGATTGGGCGGACAGCCGGCCAATTTTGTAGACGGCGTGCCGGTGAGCGGCACCGGTGATTATTACTATTCAGACCCGAGCATTGTGGGACTTGTTTCCACCGAGGACATGGTGGTAATGATGGATGAGATGGGGATCGATACCGGCATCAATGTGGACAAGCTCCTTGATATCGGACGCATGTTCGAAAGAATCATCGGAAGACGTCTCCGTTCAGAGTGCATTCATACCGGGCGGATACCGAAATCCTTAACCGGGCGTGCTTGATCAAGGCCGAATGCGGCCACCTCGGAAATGACAGAAAATGCTTTGACTGCTGAACCTGTTCTGTAAAAATGATGGTTTCGGATAGTTATGTGGCGGGCAATCCCCATGTACGGGTTTGCCCGCCACAGTTTATTTTGGCCCCCCGCTTTTTGTATATAGCGGTTATCAAAAAAAAGTTCCGTTATCCCAATGTGTTTTCCTACAACCGCTTATACCGAAATTCATTATTTCGGATCTTTATTATGGAAAGCGGTATAAAACCCCATTCCGGATATAGAGAAAATTTGTCCGCAGCCTAAAATCTGTTGCAAACCATCGTCATCTGCGATTATTATTTGAAGAC
This window of the Desulfobacterales bacterium genome carries:
- a CDS encoding phosphoribosylaminoimidazolesuccinocarboxamide synthase — translated: MITTPLMKAANLSNIKPAKQGKVRDIFDFGETLLIVATDRISAFDVVMNDPIPDKGRILTRISEFWFGITENIIANHMISTSAGAFPEACQSSRDTLEGRSMWVRKAKPLPVECIVRGYLAGSGLKDYRQTGATCGHGLPPGLQESDRLPQPIFTPSTKAEGGDHDMNISFDRMSEIIDKDLAKRLREVSLALYKKGCEIAEKRGIIIADTKFEFGLIGDELVLIDEVLTPDSSRFWPMDHYQPGKPQASFDKQFLRDYLEGLDWDKTPPPPELPVEIINKTAEKYKEALERLTSDNPVKGG
- a CDS encoding pyruvate carboxyltransferase translates to MAQMNYPKKVVLGDIAVRDGLQHEEKFIPTDAKLWLAEQLILAGFKRIEVTNFGNPKGMPQFKDADELMKGIRASKKIGQLLEAVEITTVTIREKAVERAIQARADGFGPDRILFMVSTSEPHHKKNSGLSLAEYWKMCAAYIPKAHAAGMKVCGTVSTIWGCPIEGPTEMKKAVEFTRRWLDIGADDIEHADHDGSAPPHKVYEYFSMILDAIPDPSLHIAHFHTTRGWGLANVLAALQAGITHYESTLGGLGGQPANFVDGVPVSGTGDYYYSDPSIVGLVSTEDMVVMMDEMGIDTGINVDKLLDIGRMFERIIGRRLRSECIHTGRIPKSLTGRA